The following are encoded in a window of Paenibacillus polymyxa genomic DNA:
- a CDS encoding M23 family metallopeptidase, which translates to MDLKEQDSPDSRNAASDVADKSAVKAGKIAKWLSGRRKWLSWTAGGVVIAGSLIFASNQYVGANTVPYYKVYVKGVEVGNILNEQQLKQLYATKSKQYKDKYPGVDMVLNTSAVTTDIEKAYKADIDSAATLKKLDGMLTAYAKGVEVKVNGQTVGIVKDKATAQAALKQVQKKYTPVGEGTSTGIKGLVRKTSVGSSHASASTKTPKAWLESASIREKIAYEPVKADPNKVLTEAEAVKVLTEGREAPITYTVQEGDSLSSIATKFNMTAWEIKQNNPGSRELYLQIGDELKLTAPKAPVTVRTVEKVVEQIAIEPEVEIRQSDELKAGVTKVVRPGQVGLKEMDYRLTKENGEVVQEEWLGQKVLQPSVTEVVLRGTKVVGEGSGQFAWPVSGASMSSSFGARWGRMHEGVDLVGSADIHASDEGVVTFAGQQNGYGNVIMIDHRNGYQTVYGHLSSIGVHVGQVVQQGESIGVMGNTGRSTGTHLHFEIRKDNTPRNPMTYLR; encoded by the coding sequence TTGGATTTGAAGGAGCAGGATTCACCAGACAGCAGGAATGCAGCTTCCGACGTTGCAGATAAGTCTGCTGTGAAAGCGGGGAAAATAGCAAAGTGGTTGAGCGGTCGGAGAAAATGGTTGAGCTGGACGGCAGGCGGTGTGGTGATTGCAGGCAGTCTTATTTTTGCGAGTAATCAGTATGTCGGAGCTAACACAGTTCCTTATTATAAAGTGTATGTAAAAGGCGTCGAGGTCGGAAATATCTTGAATGAGCAACAACTTAAACAGCTGTACGCAACGAAGAGCAAGCAGTATAAGGATAAGTATCCCGGCGTCGATATGGTGCTCAATACGAGCGCGGTAACGACAGACATTGAGAAGGCATATAAAGCGGATATCGACAGCGCAGCTACGCTGAAGAAGCTGGATGGTATGCTGACAGCGTATGCCAAAGGGGTAGAAGTGAAGGTCAACGGACAGACGGTTGGCATTGTAAAGGATAAAGCGACTGCACAGGCGGCTTTAAAGCAAGTACAGAAGAAGTACACACCTGTGGGTGAGGGTACATCTACAGGTATCAAGGGGCTGGTTCGCAAAACATCTGTGGGCAGTAGTCATGCGAGTGCTAGTACTAAAACCCCTAAGGCATGGCTGGAGTCTGCCAGTATCCGTGAGAAAATCGCGTATGAGCCTGTGAAAGCAGACCCGAACAAGGTGCTGACAGAGGCTGAAGCAGTCAAAGTGTTGACTGAGGGGCGTGAGGCTCCTATCACGTATACAGTGCAAGAAGGCGATTCTTTGTCGTCGATTGCAACTAAATTTAATATGACCGCTTGGGAGATTAAGCAGAACAATCCCGGCTCGCGTGAGCTGTATTTGCAAATTGGAGACGAATTGAAGCTCACTGCTCCGAAGGCTCCAGTTACAGTGCGAACAGTAGAGAAGGTCGTCGAACAGATTGCCATCGAGCCTGAGGTTGAGATTCGCCAGAGCGATGAACTGAAGGCAGGGGTTACCAAAGTAGTCAGACCAGGACAAGTAGGTCTTAAAGAGATGGACTATCGTTTGACCAAGGAGAACGGTGAGGTTGTGCAAGAGGAATGGCTCGGTCAAAAGGTGCTGCAGCCGTCTGTTACTGAGGTGGTTCTTAGAGGAACGAAGGTCGTGGGAGAAGGCTCAGGACAGTTCGCTTGGCCGGTGTCCGGCGCATCGATGTCGAGTAGCTTTGGCGCACGCTGGGGACGTATGCATGAGGGTGTCGATTTGGTCGGTAGTGCTGACATTCACGCATCAGATGAAGGCGTGGTAACATTTGCAGGTCAGCAGAATGGATACGGCAATGTCATTATGATCGATCATCGCAACGGCTACCAAACCGTGTACGGGCATTTGAGCAGCATTGGCGTTCATGTAGGACAGGTGGTTCAGCAAGGCGAGTCGATCGGGGTCATGGGGAACACAGGACGCTCGACCGGAACGCATTTGCATTTTGAAATTCGTAAAGATAATACGCCACGCAATCCAATGACGTATTTAAGATAG
- a CDS encoding GntR family transcriptional regulator, translating into MSTKQENIKQRIEEYMKVNEMGPGDRLPSETALSQSFRVSRTTLRGAIRQLESEGKLLVKHGSGTFATCPLPSIPSSLDRLYSIGDMIRSAGLREDEQLESIQRISVCPPDIAEQMRFSENEPMIALERTRTANGEAVAHSINWMPEKLARPILEGDSFSGSLFQSLEFKAGVRIVGAYSELTVPNYDDAHMTRLLKHPQATVLLLKQLHYDEMNRRVLYSLDYVRSDIFRFWVRRTR; encoded by the coding sequence GTGTCAACAAAACAAGAGAACATAAAGCAGCGTATAGAAGAATATATGAAGGTTAATGAAATGGGTCCGGGGGATCGGCTGCCGTCGGAAACTGCACTTTCCCAATCGTTTCGTGTCTCGCGTACGACGCTACGGGGAGCTATTCGCCAACTGGAATCGGAAGGTAAGCTGCTTGTAAAACACGGGAGTGGCACGTTTGCGACTTGCCCGCTGCCGAGTATTCCAAGCTCGCTGGACCGCCTGTACAGCATCGGGGACATGATTCGTTCGGCAGGGTTACGGGAAGACGAGCAGCTAGAATCCATTCAGAGAATCTCGGTTTGTCCTCCTGATATTGCCGAACAGATGAGATTTTCCGAGAATGAGCCCATGATTGCTCTAGAGCGTACACGCACTGCCAACGGAGAGGCTGTAGCCCACTCTATCAACTGGATGCCAGAGAAATTAGCCAGACCCATTCTGGAAGGTGACTCTTTTTCAGGCTCGCTTTTTCAGAGTCTTGAGTTCAAGGCGGGGGTACGAATTGTCGGAGCGTATTCTGAGCTCACCGTTCCCAACTATGACGACGCACATATGACACGTCTGCTGAAGCATCCGCAGGCTACGGTATTACTATTGAAGCAGCTTCACTATGATGAAATGAACAGGCGGGTGCTGTATTCTCTGGATTACGTCCGCAGTGACATTTTCCGTTTCTGGGTGCGTCGTACGCGCTGA
- a CDS encoding CehA/McbA family metallohydrolase, whose amino-acid sequence MLKWIPAELHTHTLHSDGKQTLEELVQSAVDLGLECIAMTDHNTQSALADQEQVQRQFGLPIISGMEWTTFYGHMLTLGVDRFIDWRVLGPDDIHEGIRQVHEQGGIAGIAHPFRIGSPICTGCFWEYTIQDWHEVDYIEVWSTLMPSIKRDSQRAFAMWTDLLNQGYRITAVSGRDWHVSKPDDALPAVTYLGVHDEAEEREGLADRAVEAIRHGSVSVTMGPLLTMWAQIKGREHRYHIGECIELTVEDSLSVTVQLDVEARAAHYNLKPQNLRLLLTSSHGICSEIQIPAHTGEYTLSLQDPLGKGWIRAELYGCMEDCVMMIAFTNPIYMA is encoded by the coding sequence ATGCTTAAATGGATTCCAGCTGAGCTTCACACCCATACGCTTCACAGCGACGGAAAGCAAACGCTGGAGGAGCTTGTTCAAAGCGCAGTGGATCTGGGACTTGAGTGCATCGCTATGACGGATCACAACACGCAATCGGCACTCGCGGATCAGGAACAGGTTCAGCGGCAGTTTGGTCTCCCGATCATTTCAGGGATGGAGTGGACGACCTTTTACGGGCATATGCTGACGCTTGGGGTTGACCGCTTTATCGACTGGCGTGTGCTGGGACCAGATGACATCCATGAGGGGATTCGGCAGGTGCATGAGCAGGGAGGCATTGCAGGGATTGCCCATCCGTTTAGGATCGGAAGTCCGATCTGTACGGGGTGTTTTTGGGAATACACGATTCAGGATTGGCATGAGGTGGATTATATAGAAGTCTGGTCAACGCTTATGCCATCTATTAAGCGGGATAGCCAGCGGGCGTTTGCCATGTGGACCGATTTGTTGAATCAGGGGTATCGCATCACTGCGGTAAGCGGTCGGGACTGGCATGTATCTAAACCGGATGATGCGCTTCCGGCTGTTACGTATCTGGGGGTTCATGATGAAGCAGAAGAGCGAGAAGGCTTAGCAGACCGGGCAGTTGAGGCGATTCGCCACGGTTCAGTGTCAGTTACGATGGGACCGTTACTGACGATGTGGGCACAGATTAAGGGCAGAGAACATCGTTATCACATCGGCGAATGCATAGAGCTGACTGTAGAAGATTCACTATCGGTGACGGTTCAATTGGATGTGGAAGCAAGAGCAGCCCATTACAACCTCAAGCCTCAGAATCTTCGTCTTCTGCTGACAAGTAGTCACGGAATATGCTCCGAGATTCAGATCCCTGCTCACACAGGAGAATATACGCTATCATTGCAAGATCCGCTAGGTAAGGGCTGGATACGAGCTGAGCTTTACGGCTGCATGGAAGACTGCGTGATGATGATTGCTTTTACGAATCCGATTTATATGGCTTAA
- a CDS encoding ABC transporter permease encodes MSSLSKRGMLGLALVIPSFLILLVVVIIPILYAVKESLIDQYGTGYGLANYIRLFTEPAMRRNIMYTINVTLVSTALTLVISYALAIYLRFGKGVVVKWIGRLYFIPMFVPGVIATYAIITMYGNHGWAARLLLPLGIETIPRIIYDYKGLVLANLWFNIPFATMLLSSALASIPNAVVESARDAGASTMQLFGRFILPLSYKTMWVAVTFIFMGIMGSFTAPFLIGANSPQVLGVAMQQVFSSYQETRTASAMAVFMFLLCSFMGYFYIRTMVKDADAS; translated from the coding sequence ATGAGTTCATTGTCCAAAAGGGGGATGCTGGGGCTTGCCCTGGTCATCCCGTCTTTTCTCATTTTGCTGGTCGTCGTTATTATTCCGATTCTCTATGCCGTGAAGGAAAGCTTGATTGATCAATATGGAACGGGCTACGGTCTAGCTAACTATATTCGGCTGTTCACGGAACCTGCCATGCGTAGAAATATCATGTATACGATTAATGTCACGTTAGTCTCGACGGCCCTTACTCTGGTCATCAGCTATGCTTTGGCGATTTATCTGAGATTCGGCAAAGGAGTTGTCGTGAAGTGGATAGGCCGCTTGTATTTTATTCCGATGTTTGTTCCCGGTGTAATTGCAACGTATGCGATCATTACCATGTATGGCAATCACGGTTGGGCTGCACGTCTTTTGCTGCCGCTCGGCATTGAGACGATTCCGAGGATTATTTATGACTACAAAGGGTTGGTGCTGGCTAATTTGTGGTTCAACATTCCGTTCGCAACCATGCTGCTCAGCTCGGCACTTGCCAGCATTCCAAACGCTGTCGTCGAAAGCGCCAGAGATGCCGGAGCCAGTACGATGCAGCTGTTTGGGCGCTTTATTTTACCCCTTTCCTACAAAACGATGTGGGTTGCGGTGACCTTCATTTTTATGGGGATCATGGGTAGCTTTACGGCTCCCTTCCTGATCGGTGCCAACTCGCCGCAGGTGCTGGGTGTTGCGATGCAGCAGGTATTTTCCAGCTATCAGGAGACGCGTACGGCCAGCGCAATGGCAGTGTTTATGTTTTTACTGTGTTCTTTTATGGGCTACTTTTATATTCGGACAATGGTGAAGGATGCGGATGCCAGCTAG
- a CDS encoding extracellular solute-binding protein, with protein sequence MFGKKNMSLILAGVLSLSLLAGCGNGGNAATATGEAKSTKAGAATGTTEISLYTGGSLNVKELWETLIKDFEAKNDHVKVKLVYLPAGTGGASTLDRLIAAKKSGQTDTDIDLYEGSLDDITKGVGEKLWETVDAAKVPNLKNVDETYLKQVNNQAIPYRASSVVLAYNSAKVATPPKTAEELYTWIRQHPGKFAYNDPSTGGSGSSFVNTVIYNFLPPEAMNSDDPANMKKWDQGFSLLKELGPSMYQKGVYPKKNQGTLDILASGEVDMVPAWSDMALEQLAKGLLPDTVKLTQIDPAFTGGPSYLMVPSLSSKKEATQEFLNYILTPEAQTVVINKMYGYPGIKWNLMPTELQEKFNSVSSGYRSFNSGELQQEIYKRWQSEVAGG encoded by the coding sequence GTGTTTGGGAAAAAGAATATGAGTCTGATTTTGGCAGGGGTACTTAGTTTATCGTTGTTGGCTGGCTGTGGAAACGGCGGTAATGCCGCCACGGCTACAGGGGAAGCCAAGTCTACAAAAGCGGGAGCCGCTACCGGAACGACGGAAATCTCCCTGTACACTGGAGGGTCTCTGAACGTCAAAGAGCTGTGGGAAACGTTAATCAAGGACTTTGAAGCTAAAAATGATCATGTTAAGGTCAAACTGGTGTATTTGCCAGCAGGAACCGGAGGTGCATCTACACTGGACCGTCTGATCGCAGCCAAGAAAAGCGGACAAACCGATACAGATATCGACCTGTACGAAGGCAGTCTGGATGACATCACTAAAGGGGTAGGCGAAAAACTGTGGGAAACGGTGGACGCTGCCAAGGTTCCAAATTTGAAGAATGTGGATGAAACGTATCTCAAGCAAGTCAACAATCAGGCCATTCCATACCGTGCTTCTTCGGTTGTCCTTGCCTATAACAGTGCAAAAGTAGCGACACCTCCCAAAACAGCCGAAGAGCTGTACACGTGGATTCGCCAGCATCCGGGCAAGTTCGCCTATAATGATCCGTCCACAGGTGGATCAGGCAGCTCATTTGTGAACACGGTTATCTATAATTTCCTTCCGCCAGAGGCGATGAACAGTGATGATCCGGCAAATATGAAAAAATGGGATCAAGGTTTCTCACTGCTCAAGGAACTGGGCCCTTCAATGTACCAAAAAGGAGTCTATCCTAAGAAGAACCAAGGTACGCTTGATATTTTAGCAAGTGGAGAGGTAGACATGGTTCCAGCCTGGTCTGATATGGCGCTCGAACAACTGGCTAAAGGGCTGCTTCCAGACACGGTGAAACTGACACAGATCGACCCTGCTTTTACAGGTGGCCCCTCTTATCTGATGGTTCCTTCACTTTCCTCCAAAAAAGAAGCAACCCAGGAATTCTTGAATTATATACTGACGCCTGAAGCGCAAACGGTGGTTATTAATAAAATGTACGGCTATCCGGGGATTAAGTGGAATCTGATGCCAACGGAACTGCAAGAGAAATTCAACAGTGTATCTTCTGGATACCGCAGCTTTAACAGCGGAGAGCTTCAGCAGGAAATCTACAAACGCTGGCAAAGTGAAGTAGCGGGCGGTTGA
- a CDS encoding ABC transporter ATP-binding protein, translating into MPIQLSIQELTKRFKTGDGVKGISLDVMKGELVTLLGPSGCGKTTVLRSIGGFLDPDSGDIQIQGKSVLKLPPEKRPTAMVFQSYNLWPHMTVYDNLAFGLKIRKVKKSEIDRQVKEALALVRLESAERKTPGQLSGGQQQRVALARALLLKPDVLLLDEPFSALDAKLRMEMREELRDIQTQTGMTMVFVTHDQEEALSISDRIVVMNAGRIEQLSSPQEIYDKPQSLFVAGFIGRINLLKGVSTGRSVSVSGIPFAQEHEYTGESMVGVRPEDIVLTTEEKGSLAGTIRQVMILGHYAEVSLDSGTHHLKMFVPRERATELRSGEHIRFSFSKIVTFPAAQ; encoded by the coding sequence ATGCCCATTCAATTATCCATTCAAGAGTTAACCAAGCGCTTCAAGACAGGAGACGGAGTCAAAGGCATTTCACTTGACGTGATGAAGGGAGAGCTGGTGACACTGCTGGGACCTTCCGGCTGTGGTAAAACAACCGTGCTTCGCTCCATTGGCGGCTTTTTGGACCCGGACAGTGGCGACATTCAGATTCAGGGTAAAAGCGTACTCAAGCTGCCGCCCGAAAAGCGTCCGACGGCTATGGTGTTCCAAAGCTATAATTTGTGGCCGCATATGACCGTGTATGACAACCTGGCTTTCGGGTTGAAGATTCGAAAGGTGAAGAAGTCAGAGATCGACCGTCAGGTGAAGGAAGCGCTAGCGCTGGTTCGGCTAGAGAGCGCAGAGCGTAAAACGCCGGGACAGCTCTCGGGCGGTCAGCAGCAGCGGGTAGCACTCGCTCGGGCTTTGCTGCTAAAGCCTGATGTATTGCTGCTGGACGAGCCCTTTTCCGCGCTTGATGCCAAATTACGTATGGAGATGAGAGAGGAGCTGCGCGATATCCAGACCCAGACGGGGATGACGATGGTGTTCGTCACCCATGATCAGGAGGAGGCGCTGTCCATTTCCGACCGCATCGTCGTTATGAATGCGGGCCGGATTGAGCAGCTCTCTTCACCGCAGGAGATCTATGACAAGCCACAGTCACTTTTTGTAGCAGGTTTTATTGGCCGGATCAATTTATTAAAGGGGGTGAGTACAGGTCGCAGTGTCTCTGTGAGCGGAATACCGTTTGCACAAGAGCATGAATACACGGGTGAATCCATGGTTGGTGTAAGGCCAGAGGATATTGTTCTGACGACGGAAGAAAAAGGTTCTCTAGCCGGAACGATCAGACAAGTGATGATTCTCGGGCATTATGCGGAAGTTTCGCTGGATAGCGGTACCCATCATCTGAAAATGTTTGTGCCGCGTGAACGAGCGACCGAGCTGCGCAGTGGAGAGCATATCAGATTCAGCTTCAGTAAAATTGTTACTTTTCCAGCAGCACAGTGA
- a CDS encoding ABC transporter permease, with amino-acid sequence MNWYLRSLGTRKIVEFIVLIIFVIFFLGPLTNLLLLAVSGKWQYPAPLPQSLSLEWWKFVLTQDDVLSSISLSFLIAITVTVCSIIVCIPAAYAFARISFPFSKWFLFSFLLTHAFPKMGLYVSIAVLFYQFGLMNTFAGIVLIHMVNTLMYMTWIPSSAFRSVHRAQEESARDAGAGPFRVFWKITFPMALPGIVVASIFTFLASLDEAQGTLLVGTPDYKTMPVIMYSIIADYPSTTGAVFSVILTLPTIILLLAAKRFVSADVLAGGFQVK; translated from the coding sequence ATGAACTGGTATCTTCGCTCACTCGGCACACGCAAAATTGTAGAATTCATTGTGCTTATCATCTTCGTCATTTTTTTCCTGGGGCCACTGACCAATCTTCTCCTTTTGGCGGTTTCGGGAAAATGGCAGTATCCTGCACCGCTCCCGCAGAGCTTGTCACTGGAATGGTGGAAGTTTGTACTTACCCAGGATGATGTACTCAGCTCGATTTCTCTATCCTTCCTGATTGCGATTACCGTTACGGTCTGCTCCATTATCGTATGTATTCCTGCTGCTTATGCCTTTGCACGAATTTCTTTCCCGTTCAGTAAGTGGTTCCTTTTCTCATTCCTACTTACGCATGCTTTTCCAAAGATGGGTTTGTATGTGTCTATTGCCGTACTATTCTACCAATTCGGGTTGATGAACACCTTTGCAGGCATTGTGCTTATCCATATGGTAAACACGCTCATGTATATGACCTGGATTCCTTCCTCTGCCTTCCGCAGCGTACATCGTGCACAGGAGGAGTCAGCGCGGGATGCTGGAGCCGGACCATTTCGGGTGTTTTGGAAAATCACCTTTCCTATGGCGCTGCCCGGCATTGTGGTCGCCTCCATTTTTACCTTTCTTGCTTCACTGGATGAAGCACAGGGGACACTCCTTGTCGGAACGCCGGACTATAAAACAATGCCGGTCATCATGTATTCCATCATTGCTGATTATCCGAGCACAACAGGCGCTGTTTTCTCAGTCATTCTTACTCTGCCAACGATCATTCTGCTATTGGCAGCCAAGCGTTTTGTGAGTGCCGATGTCCTGGCAGGCGGATTTCAGGTGAAATAA
- a CDS encoding adenylosuccinate synthase produces MSTVVVVGTQWGDEGKGKITDYLAESAEVVARYQGGNNAGHTILIDGKKYKLSLIPSGVFYEDKKCVIGNGMVVNPAALIEEITYIHDNGFSTKNLVISDRAHVIMPYHMTLDVLEEDRKGPNKIGTTRKGIGPAYMDKAARNGIRIADLLDAEEFEKKLRHQTKEKNQVIEQVYGGEPLDVEAILKQYLEYAEFIRPYVGDTSVVLNDAIDANQKVLFEGAQGVMLDIDQGTYPYVTSSNPSAGGVCIGSGVGPSKIQQVIGVAKSYTTRVGDGPFPTELNDEVGDYIRETGHEYGTVTGRARRVGWFDSVVVRHARRVSGLTGLSLNSLDVLTGLKTVKICTGYKYRGEVITHYPASLKMLAECEAVYEEMPGWSEDITGVKTLEELPETTRNYVQRVSDLTGIPIAIFSVGRNRDQTNQVLPIYL; encoded by the coding sequence ATGTCAACTGTAGTCGTTGTGGGAACACAATGGGGAGACGAAGGCAAAGGTAAAATCACGGACTATCTGGCGGAAAGCGCTGAAGTGGTAGCCCGTTACCAAGGCGGAAACAATGCTGGTCATACGATTCTCATTGACGGTAAAAAGTACAAGCTGAGCCTGATTCCATCCGGCGTTTTTTATGAAGATAAAAAGTGTGTTATTGGCAACGGCATGGTAGTAAATCCAGCCGCTCTTATTGAAGAAATTACTTACATTCATGATAATGGATTTTCCACGAAAAATCTGGTCATTAGTGACCGTGCACATGTGATTATGCCGTACCATATGACGCTGGATGTGCTGGAAGAAGACCGCAAAGGTCCTAACAAAATTGGTACTACCCGTAAAGGGATTGGCCCTGCTTATATGGATAAGGCTGCACGTAACGGTATTCGTATTGCTGATTTGCTGGATGCAGAGGAATTCGAAAAGAAGCTGCGCCACCAAACGAAAGAAAAAAATCAAGTGATTGAACAAGTATATGGCGGCGAGCCATTGGATGTAGAAGCAATACTGAAACAGTATCTGGAATATGCTGAATTTATCCGTCCTTATGTAGGCGATACGTCTGTCGTGTTGAATGATGCGATTGACGCAAATCAAAAGGTACTGTTCGAGGGTGCGCAAGGCGTTATGCTCGATATCGACCAAGGTACGTATCCATACGTTACGTCCTCTAACCCGTCGGCTGGCGGCGTATGTATTGGTTCCGGTGTGGGACCATCCAAGATTCAACAAGTCATCGGTGTAGCTAAATCGTACACAACTCGTGTAGGTGATGGACCCTTCCCAACTGAGCTGAACGATGAAGTCGGCGATTACATTCGTGAAACAGGTCATGAGTACGGTACGGTTACAGGTCGTGCTCGTCGTGTGGGCTGGTTTGACAGCGTCGTTGTGCGTCATGCCCGTCGTGTCAGTGGGTTAACGGGTCTTTCCCTGAACTCGCTGGACGTATTGACTGGCCTGAAAACGGTGAAAATTTGCACAGGTTACAAGTACCGCGGCGAGGTGATTACGCATTATCCGGCTAGCCTGAAAATGCTGGCGGAATGCGAAGCGGTATATGAAGAAATGCCAGGTTGGAGCGAAGACATCACTGGTGTGAAAACGCTGGAGGAGCTGCCTGAAACTACACGCAATTACGTACAACGCGTGTCTGATCTGACAGGTATCCCAATCGCTATTTTCTCGGTTGGGCGTAATCGCGATCAAACGAATCAGGTGCTTCCGATTTATTTGTAG
- the dnaB gene encoding replicative DNA helicase — MGGEFFDRIPPQNLEAEQAVIGSILLQSEALITAMERVQTEDFYDKAHQMIYEAMIELGESGQPIDLVTLTSKIQDKGQLEDIGGVSYLAKLAHGVPTAANVDYYAQIIEEKAMLRRLIRAATQIVSEGYSSGEDVAGMLSDAERKIMEISNGRSGSGFIAIRDVVMEVFDRVELLHQNKGNTTGIPSGFVDLDKMTAGFQRNDLIIVAARPSVGKTAFALNIAQNVAVRAKETVAIFSLEMSAAQLVQRMICAEANLDANVMRTGEFKGDDDWAKLTMGIAALSEAEIYIDDTPGITVADIRAKCRRLKAEKGLGMIVIDYLQLIHGRGKAGENRQQEVSEISRTLKQIARELEVPVIALSQLSRGVEQRQDKRPMMSDLRESGSIEQDADIVAFLYRDDYYNQETEKKNIIEIIIAKQRNGPVGTVELVFLKNYNKFANYERAHSDAFAG; from the coding sequence ATGGGCGGCGAATTTTTTGATCGGATTCCTCCGCAAAATCTGGAGGCTGAACAGGCGGTTATCGGGTCTATTTTGCTCCAGTCTGAAGCACTGATTACCGCAATGGAGCGGGTGCAGACCGAGGACTTTTATGATAAGGCTCATCAGATGATTTACGAAGCAATGATTGAGCTGGGTGAATCCGGACAGCCGATTGACTTGGTTACGCTGACCTCGAAAATTCAGGACAAGGGACAGCTAGAGGATATCGGCGGTGTCAGTTATCTGGCGAAGCTGGCTCACGGGGTGCCAACAGCGGCTAACGTGGATTACTATGCCCAGATCATTGAAGAAAAAGCGATGCTTCGTCGCTTGATTCGTGCAGCTACACAGATTGTGAGCGAAGGCTATAGCAGTGGCGAGGATGTCGCTGGTATGCTGAGCGATGCTGAGCGCAAGATTATGGAGATATCCAACGGGCGCTCAGGTAGTGGCTTTATTGCCATCCGCGATGTCGTGATGGAAGTGTTTGACCGCGTTGAATTGCTGCATCAGAATAAGGGCAATACGACCGGAATTCCGTCTGGATTTGTTGATTTGGACAAGATGACGGCGGGTTTCCAGCGCAATGACTTGATCATTGTGGCCGCCCGTCCATCCGTAGGTAAAACAGCGTTCGCTCTGAATATTGCGCAAAACGTTGCAGTTCGGGCAAAAGAGACAGTAGCCATCTTCAGTCTGGAGATGTCGGCCGCTCAGCTCGTGCAGCGGATGATTTGCGCCGAGGCCAATCTGGACGCGAACGTCATGCGGACAGGTGAATTTAAAGGTGACGACGATTGGGCGAAGCTGACGATGGGCATTGCAGCCTTGTCAGAGGCGGAAATCTATATCGATGATACACCCGGCATCACTGTGGCTGATATCCGTGCCAAATGCCGTCGTCTTAAAGCGGAAAAGGGACTGGGTATGATCGTAATTGACTACTTGCAGCTGATCCACGGACGAGGTAAAGCAGGCGAGAACCGGCAGCAGGAGGTATCTGAAATTTCACGGACATTGAAACAAATCGCTCGTGAGCTTGAAGTGCCTGTAATTGCCCTCTCCCAGCTGAGTCGGGGTGTGGAGCAGCGTCAAGACAAGCGGCCGATGATGAGTGACTTGCGGGAATCGGGTTCTATCGAGCAGGATGCTGATATCGTGGCGTTTCTGTACCGGGATGATTACTATAATCAGGAAACAGAAAAGAAGAATATTATTGAGATTATCATTGCCAAGCAGCGTAACGGCCCGGTCGGTACGGTAGAGTTGGTCTTTCTCAAAAATTATAATAAATTCGCTAATTACGAGCGTGCCCATTCGGATGCGTTCGCCGGATAA
- the rplI gene encoding 50S ribosomal protein L9 — MKVIFIKDMKGQGKKGQIKEVSDGYAANFLLPRGVARPATEGNMKTLENQNAAEEKRKQEEKEEAQALGKKLEETTVQLKAKAGEGGRLFGAITSKQIAEAVAKTGIKLDKRKIELEEPIRTLGVTQMTVKLHPEVKATLKVQVTEE; from the coding sequence ATGAAAGTGATATTCATTAAAGATATGAAGGGCCAAGGCAAGAAGGGGCAAATTAAGGAAGTTTCGGACGGTTATGCAGCGAATTTCCTGTTGCCGCGTGGTGTTGCCCGTCCAGCGACAGAAGGAAATATGAAGACGCTGGAAAATCAGAATGCTGCGGAGGAAAAGCGTAAGCAAGAGGAAAAGGAAGAGGCGCAAGCGCTCGGCAAAAAGCTGGAAGAGACAACGGTTCAGCTCAAGGCGAAGGCTGGTGAAGGTGGACGGCTGTTCGGCGCGATTACAAGCAAGCAAATCGCGGAGGCAGTAGCTAAAACTGGCATCAAGCTGGACAAACGCAAAATTGAGCTGGAAGAACCGATTCGTACGTTGGGCGTGACTCAAATGACCGTTAAGCTTCATCCTGAGGTCAAAGCTACGCTGAAAGTACAGGTGACAGAAGAATAA